The DNA segment CTCTTAACTATATTGACTTGATCTTCCTCTCATTCTTTCTGCTTAGTTGATGGTTCCCGAGTTAGTTTGTCAAATGTTCAACCCCATTAGCCACACTACTTGCAACACTAACGACTCCACTAACAAGCCCGCTAACTCTTAACTATTTTGACTTggtcatttttttctttttctgctTGGTTCCTCGAGCTGGTTCTTCGAGTGCCGAAGGTTCCCCGAGTGCCCAACTTCATTGTCCCATTACGTACATTGTcggttttgaaaatttttgaccAATTCTTTGCATTTTCTGTAACCTTCTCGGACATTAATTCATCGAGGTTCATcagtaaaatttttaattgattaaatgataaattaatatCCCAAATTAATTTATAAGTCAAACAATTTCCAATAGGTAAGGATTCAAAAATCTGATTATTTCAAACTTTCGTGCAAGTGAAGGGTGGGTCCAGCGTGGGTGAGGTAGAAGTTTTCTCTTGCATTTTTTATGACCCACGTTCGTACTTCGGAGGCACGCGATCATTGGGTACTAGCATGGGTGCTTCCGTAGTTTTCTCATGCAATTTCTTCAATGGAACGCCCATGTAAATTCACATATCTTCTTTGGCCTTTTAGCTCAAATTTGACAATTCTTCCTCCAACTTTTTCGACAATTTTCACGGGCATTGTTCACATGACATCCAATTGTTGACTTTTTCGTcgtttttaatgttattttgaGCTTTAATCATCACTACACAACAAACAAGATTTTTCGTTGATAACCACTAAAATAGGATGCATAAATGTCAAATAAAACACAAAAACGACACAATTTAAAGCGCAAAACGACAATACTTTTTGTACTtatcataatacataaatacaataaattttgaGGTGTAATGATTTTATTACTATCATTAGTAAAAAGTTTAGTACAAAAGAATAGAGATCGAGTTGTTTGCAGTGCATATTGGCCAAATGACGTTAGTGCTGACGATTATGAGGTTTTGACGTCATGGATGACTCGCGATATTTTCTTTCTTCCGTCACAATTTCGCTGCCCATTCTCACTCGCAGAGCACGCAATTGACACTTGCGTATTATAAATCCCACTTCAAACCCCAAGCGAAAAGAGACAAAAATGGCAGTGAGAGTAGAGAGAATCAAGCTGGGTTCACAGGGTTTGGAGGTGTCGAAGCTCGGATTGGGATGCATGGGCATGTCGGGCAATTACGGGTCACCCAAGCCCGAGCCCGAAATGATCTCTCTGATTCATCATGCTATCGATTCCGGTGTCACGTTTCTTGACACTTCAGACGTCTATGGCCCCCACATCAACGAGATTTTACTCGGAAAGGTGTGATTTTAGCTTTCCACCACCTGTGTTCTgtttcttttttaattttatttggaagTGTTTAGGAAGCCAAGTTTCTTCTTGGGTTTTGGCTCGGACTAATTTTTTGatgagtttgtgtttgatttaGTTTTTAGGTTGGGAAATTGTCCAGTTTTAAGACTGACAATTATGTTCTCCATTTCCAGTGAACGATATTCTTGAAATAGATGGATAACCTACAAACATATTTTCTGACTAGATGGAAATAGGAATATAGGGTAATATGCAACAAAAATCCATGTGCTGTTTTAAATTTGTATAAATCTCGGTGAAAAATCAATGAGTGAAGCGTGTAGATGATTATATAACTCGTTGGTTACTTGTGTGTGCAAACATTTCTGTATGTACTACTTACTTGGAATATTATTCTAACCAGCCCATATATGGGTTCACTGTTTTGTCTGAATTGGTGAAGGCTTTGAAAGGTGGAATGAGAGAAAAAGTTCAAATTGCCACAAAATTTGGTATAATGCACAAAGATGGGAAGATGGAAGTACGTGGTGATCCTGAATATGTAAGGGCCTCGTGTGACGCAAGCTTGAGACGTCTTGAAATTGATTGCATTGATCTCTACTACGTTCATAGGATTGATATTCGTGTTCCTATCGAAGTCACGGTGAGTATTCTTTCATAGCGttgttttttggatgttgtacCCGGTGTTCTAAAAGACAGCGCTAGGCGATCTCCCACCACAGATCTCCCACCACAACAATTTTTAGAAAGGTGATGCCTTTAGTCATTGTTACGTTAATCGTCCCGCTAAGAGGCCTGGTCTCTCCTAGACGGCTTAAAATCTGTCAAAGTGGTCGCCTAGAttagtatttactttttacatttttaaaaaaaattaaaaatattatttggcaTATTTGTCTCTTGTATAGGTTGAAGAAGAAAAATATACcatggattttgagtttgaattcgatacaaaaaaaattattgggaaAAATATGGAGATGAACATAAATAGTTACATATTTATGCTAAAAAAAACGGCTAGGCACTAGGCTATTGGTGGCTGCCCGCCTACCGTCAATTGCTTTTTAGAACATTATGTTGTACTAATTACTAAGTGTAGTGGTTGATCAATGAATTGATAATTATGGTCTATCTTGGTTTAGTTTAGTTCACATGTGATTCAGATTGTTTGATATATTATAGAATATAATCTTGTGTTTTCATTGTGATTTCTTGAAagttatttatatgttaatggAAATTTTAGTTTCATTAGAAGAATGAAAATCTTTTCAGCATGAGATTGAAAATAACTTGTGTTTGTACAATTAATCTACCTATAGTTGGAATTGAACCTAGAAACATAGTTCCACAGGGATAATGATTCTTAATTCACTAAGGATGTGTTTGAATTGTGGTATTTAAAACTATGGATTTCAAGTACATGATTTCTAATACTTGGGGAATCCCCTGAATTTAATCTGTTATATGGTTGTAATAGATTTCGAATGTATCCAATATTGGCATTGTTTAATTTATACGCTTCAAATCCATCTATTTAAATGCATCCTAAAGAAAGCCTAAACATCTTTGGCAGTTTACTTCATAAACTCAGCTGCTAAAGTGTAGCCATGCTCAGGCAAGAGAATGTGTGGTAGAAAGAGAACTATAGACTACCATTGTCAGCACATGAAACATATAGCCGTTCCTTGTGTTGCTTGATATCTTCTTTTGGGTTTGTCTAACATCTCTATCTTATTTTGTGCATTTCAAGGTGGGAGAACTAAAGAAATTGGTTGAAGAAgggaaaataaaatatattggtCTCTCAGAGGCATGTGCTTCGACAATTAGAAGGGCTCATGCTGTTCATCCAATTACCGCTGTTCAGAATGAGTGGTCATTGTGGTCAAGGGACTTAGAAGAAGAAATTGTTCCTACTTGCAGGTAATGATGGTTTTCTTTCCCTCACATACACATAACACacattaatattaatatgtTAGACAATGATCCTGTCTTGTTTCCTGGTCTACTTAATTTCAGAGAGCTAGGGATTGGAATTGTCCCATATAGTCCTCTTGCACGTGGTTTCTTTTCATCTGGTCCAAAGTTGATGGAAGGCCTGTCGGAGAATGACATGCGAAAGGTTGGTGTATCAATGACGTGTGTTATCATCACACAATCAGTTGCTCTTTTAGAATATACACAGCCTTATTGACAAGCTAATCTAATCTCCATGTAGAATGTGTTATGCTGAAGAAAAATTTtggaacaaaataaaaactgatttaGGTCGATAGGAGAATTTTGATAGACTGATGACTTCGTCCTATGTGTATTTCATCAAGGATTTAATAGTGATGTGAACTTCAGCATGATCTAAACCAAAATTCTATTGAAGCATTCTAGGGTTTTAATGGATTCATCATGGGGATAAAATCAATGCAAGTGAAGATACTGTGAGTGTAAACATGGCAAAAGTAAAAATACTACGAGTGGAAGTTTAAGAGTCAGATCTATTTCATTGAATGCTAAGAGCGCAGATTTAGTAATGGGCTACAGTTCTTTGATAGTTTATTTATTAGTTAGAActtcattaatatttttttgcttTCAAAATCCGAACTTATTATCTTCTTAGCTATATGTCGTTGAAATTCGGCTCGTAATTGTTATGTGATTGGTGGGTTTGTTTCCAAACCAAATCAAGTTGAAAGAAAATAACTAAGTCCCATTATTCATTTATTAAGTGTGTGATAGGAACACATCATGGATTCCCTAATCATTATGAACTTCATATTTAGAATCAATGGTAGCATTCCACATTACATCTTTTTTCTCGCAAAGCATATTTAAACCTTGAACAATGAAAATGGTCACAGTAATGGAAGACTCAACTTAGCAAATTAACATATTCAGAATGGTATTTCATATGCTCAGCAATTACATCTTGAATATTTTGTTTTGGGTTCATAATTGTTGCATTCTTCGTCGAATTGAAGTAATCTTTCCGGTTCTACCTTCATGCTGTTAAGTCCAATCTTTTCTCGATTGTTTGCTGATTCAAGAATCATATTCTGTAGAAATTTCCCAGGCTGCAGGCAGAAAATCTTGAAAACAACAAGCTGGTATATGAGCAAGTTAGTGAAATGGCCTCAAGAAAAGGTTGCACCCCGTCTCAACTAGCACTCGCCTGGGTTCTACATCAAGGAGATGACGTTACCCCCATACCGGGCACCACCAAGATTGAAAACTTCGATCAAAATATCAAAGCACACTCCGTGAAATTAACTCCAGAAGAGATGCGTGAACTTGAATCCTATGCTTCAGCTAATGTGGTGAAGGGAGAAAGGCATGCTTTCATGGCTAACACGTGGATCAATTCGGAGACCCCTCCACTTTCCTCTTGGAAAGCTGAGTAGTGTGTGACTGCACAGCAGCAGTAGTTGTTGGCTCATATGCATCTAAATCTACTACAATAATCAGTGGCGAATCTTGAAGTGCCCGGCAGGGGCTGTTGTCTCCTCTAAAATTGAAGTTTAGGTATTGTGTGTACTAGAATACCCCAAAAATAGGATTTCGAGCCCGTTTCTTCAGGTTTCAGTTTCGCCCTGATGCGAAATTCCGCTGTATCACAAGATTGTGTTATGTGaatgaaatatatatacatattagtCTCATGTTATGAAGATGCCATATTTGAAGTGTTGTAGTGAAAAATGGTCATGTTCAAGATTCTCCTCTTTCTCCTTGGTTGAAGAAACCACCGCGCTCTTCCATGAGAATTGACCCAATTGATAAAACCCAGAGATTATCGACATTGTAAAGtgcaaaaaatttaaatgaagaACAAGACACAATTTATGTGGT comes from the Henckelia pumila isolate YLH828 chromosome 1, ASM3356847v2, whole genome shotgun sequence genome and includes:
- the LOC140867072 gene encoding probable aldo-keto reductase 2 yields the protein MAVRVERIKLGSQGLEVSKLGLGCMGMSGNYGSPKPEPEMISLIHHAIDSGVTFLDTSDVYGPHINEILLGKALKGGMREKVQIATKFGIMHKDGKMEVRGDPEYVRASCDASLRRLEIDCIDLYYVHRIDIRVPIEVTVGELKKLVEEGKIKYIGLSEACASTIRRAHAVHPITAVQNEWSLWSRDLEEEIVPTCRELGIGIVPYSPLARGFFSSGPKLMEGLSENDMRKKFPRLQAENLENNKLVYEQVSEMASRKGCTPSQLALAWVLHQGDDVTPIPGTTKIENFDQNIKAHSVKLTPEEMRELESYASANVVKGERHAFMANTWINSETPPLSSWKAE